DNA sequence from the Lysinibacillus sp. OF-1 genome:
TGACAATCTGTGGACATTGAGTAATCGTTTGTAGTTCTTGAGGAGAAGCCAAGATAAAATTACGTTCTCCAGCATAGTGATTTATTTGATGCTGCTGGATTTCTATCCATGCTTGCCCTTGCTCAATTAGGTGCATTACTTTGGGAGTGGGACGGAAGCCAAGTGATTCATACAAGCTAGCAGCCAATCCGGTCTGACACATAACGTAAAATTTTACACCAAGCTTGAGATAAACCGTAGCCGTCTCTCCAGCAACATAAGCATCCACTAATTGCCTACGTACCATTCTTACTTTGTCCTCATATGTAGTAATCCACTTCTCCGCCGCTTTACTCCGCTCAACTAGTTTAGCGATATATCGTAACCGCTCAAACAATCTAAACTTCTTGTCCAGTACAACAGTTGGAGCAAGCGCATCCAGTTCCTGCAAGTCTTGCGGATAATAGCTAAGCAATATGAACTCTGGTTGCAGCTGTGCTATTTTATCTGGATCTGCCCAATCCCCGATACTATGAATATTTCGCAATTTATTGTGATAAACCACGTTATCTCTCATGATGGAGATGGCTGCTCCTATAGGGGGTATGCCTAGAACGAGTAATTCCCCAAGTGTAAATTTTCCATCAGTCACAATACGTGTTGCACTTGTAGGAACAAGAACCCTTCTACCCAGTGAATCAATAACTGTTCTTTCTGGCGTATGAAGATGAATGTTTGCATATTCACGTGGGGTGTTTCCAGTTAATTTATGAAAGCACCGACTGAAATAGTATTCATCTTTAAAACCAATTTGTCGAGCTATTTTGCTCAATGGATCGGTCGTATTACGTAGAAGTTCTTTTGCCTGATTTATACGTAAATGAGCCACATAATCAGTCGGCTTTTTGCCAGTCAACGTTTTAAACTTTTGACTATATTGCCATCTCACCATTCCAGCCATGTTAGCCAGTTGTTCTACTGTCAAGTCCTCATCATAGTGCTGTTCTATGTACTGTACAGTTTTTTGAACCAATTGTATCTTTTCTTCATTCAACAACTCGTTAGCTTGCTCATCTAACTGGACCATCATAGCTAGTATCTGCTGAAGTCTACCTTGCATCATCGCCATTTCTGATGTGGATAGAGAGGAACAAAGCTGATTATCTATCCATGCTTCATTTCCTAATACTTGCTTGACTTGAGAAAATAACAGATTATAGGGATAACCACAAAGTAGGGGTGGGTGGGCAACCTGATTCAACGTCATCCCTTCCACTTTAAAAGTTTCAAAGGTAAAGTGTGCCAGCTGTGCCTCTTTGTTACTTGATTCTACAGTGTAGCTTTGTGTAGGTAAAATTAGAATGCAGCTTCCTTGTCGTAGATCAATAGCCATTTTGTCTACATACAGCCGTATGCCATGACTCAGTGCTATTAATAATACGCATACATTTATTTCATTATCCTTTATTCCCTCATTGTAGCTACTAGCTAGCATTATTTGATCAACTTGAAATCGTTCATAATGTTGTAGCCTAATATATAGGGGTGCTAGATTCATAAGCAACTCTCCAACCATTGAAAATGATTCTCATTATCGTTATTGTAACATATAATGACCCTCTATCAACTATTGTTCGAGTATGTACTATTTTAAAATACAAACAGTTTAAAAAATTGATTAGGTAAATACAATTTTTACTGTTTGTGCATCCATTCTGGTAACTTTTTATACAATTGCTCCAAAGCTAATAAATTATCTGTATTCCATTCATTAGGAACAACATAAACATTTCCCTTTTTGACTGCAGGTAAAGTTCCCCATATTGGGCTTTGTAGTAGTCGATCCGCCTCTGCTTCACTTTCACCATCCTCTTGTACAATGACAAACAAATGATCACCAGCAAACTCTGGAAGCACCTCTTCGGAAACCTCAAGGAAAGATACCCCTTCTACATCAATAATATTCTTCTGTACAACTGGTGGGACGGCAAAACCGTTTTCTCCATATATAATGGCGCCAAAGTTACGATCGCCCATAACATAAAGTATTTTACCTAACTGGTAGAATACCGTTGCGGTCTCCCCTTTTGCTAATTGAAGCTTATCAAACATTTCTTTAGATTGCGTTTCAAACTTAGCAATCATTTTACCCACTTCTTCCTGTTTACCCGAGATATTGCCCATCTCCTTTACACGTTCTGTATAAGGAAGAGCTGGGTTAAAGGGAATAGTCGTTGCGATTTTTGACAATTCCTCGTTAAGATTTGGATCGGACTTGTAATAACCATTAATAATCAGATCAGGTTTTAAAGTCAGAATCGTCTCTAAGTTAGCAGGATTTCCAATATCAACGATGCCTTCAAGTTTATCTCCATAGTAACTTGCAGGATCTTGAGGAAGATTATTACCAACAAGGGGAATATCCATCGCCAAGAAATCACCCGTCGTCTGACCAATATAAACTACTCGTTTTGGATCTGCAGGTATTTCAACTTGTTCGCCTGTAATCGTTGTATATTGAACCGTTGTCTCACTTTCCTCTGCTTGCACATCAGATTGAGCTGTTTTCCCATTTTCCTTACCCTGCGCATCAGACGCACTGCCATTAGAATTACTGCATGCCGATAGCATCAACAGCAACAGAAGGAAACTCCCTCCCCATAGTATAAATTGCTTTCGTAGAAGCTTTTTCACATTTATTACCCCTTTCCTTTTTATCTTCAATTGAAAATGATTATCATTTACAGCACTATTATAGTTTGTATGAAAAGGGTAAACAATGGAAAAAACGCAATGATTTATTTGGATAAATGTCAATAGCTTCCCCCAAAAAACGCACGTTCTCTTATTTCACTTATTAAGTAGCAGAAAGAAGTTTTACATTTATTTAATTATCTCTACACAGCCGTGTTTAATGACAATAACCCAGAAGAGTTTCAATAAAGTTGGATACTAATACGCAAACAGCAATAAGATTATTCAATTCAAATTTGATAAAAAATCTTGGGTTTTCTATTTAATTTCCTCAGCCAGCTCCAAAATAATTCCTTCTGGTCCGCGAACGTAGCATAATTTATAAGCATTTTCATAGTTAGATATCTCACCAATTAGTTCTGCGCCTTTCTTTGTCAATTTGGTAACAAGGGCTTCAATATCTTCAACAGCAAAGGCAATATGCTGGATACCCAGCGTATTTGCTAAAGGATGCCGTATCCCTATTTCATTTGTTGGCGCGTTAAATTTTACTAGTTCAATATTTGTATCACCATCTGGCGTTCGCAACATTACTATTTCTAAATTTGCGTCACTATCCGATAGTCGCCATATTGCCGTTTCCTCTTTAACGTCTTGAAGCCCTATTATCCGCTCCATCCTCTTTACCCACTCACCCTCCACTTTTCCTTCCCCTAGCATCTCAAGGCCAAATTCAAGGAAAAATGCTTTTGCTGCTGGAAGATCATTGACGATTATCCCCACATGATCGATCTTACGGATTTTCATATTTCATACCACCTTTCTCCTAATTTTAATAATTTCTTTTTGATTGTTGAATAGCTTTTCCCCTATACTCAACAAACTATCCACCATTGGCAAATATCTATAACTAACATGAACTAATAATCCTAAGTCTTAATCTTTTTCATCGTATATTTATGATAGTCCTTTTTACGAACAAAAACGTTTTTCTGAAACAACTCCATAGACCTTAAACATCTAATTTTTGATTAAGGGTGGTTTTAGACTCTTTTCATTTCCTCCAATAACAATCTACAAAAGAAGCCCATTACTTTTGTAGATTTAATACAGATAAACAATTTTTCACTTGATCATCTCTTTAACCCCATGGACAATAGATTTTAAACTTATTATGTTAATTTAAAGAGGGAAAATCCCTAATACTACACAGACGATCATCATGACAATGGTAGAACCGAAAGCCCACTTTAAGAAGATACGTTGTAATGTGCCGAAATCCTCTCCAACCATACCTACTAATAAATAAGTAGATGGAACAAGTGGACTTAGAAGATGGACTGGCATCCCTAATAGAGAAGCTCTACCAATTAAGGCGGGGTCGATGCCATATACCGCTCCTGCCTTGGCAAGTAATGGCAGCACTCCATAGTAAAAGGCATCGTTGGACATAAAAAATGTAAAAGGTGCGCTAAGGATGGCTGTAACTACTGCAAAATGAGAACCCATTGCATCTGGAATATAATGAATTACTGAGTTTGCCATCGCATCTACCATTGCTGTTCCTGAAAGAATCCCTGTAAAAATCCCAGCTGCAAAAACCATTGAAACAACTGATAATGCATTGTCAGCATAATTCGCAATACGTTCCTTTTGGTCTTTCAATTTTGGATAGTTTACAGTAATCGCAATCGCAAAACCAAGCATGAATAATGTAACAGGTGGTAATAGCTCCATAATTAACGCTATTAAAAGAATGATTGTTAGTGCATAGTTAAAGATAATTAGTTTTGGACGTTTCAAAGAGTCATCCTCGACTGTAGCAGCAGGCTGAACTGCAGTTTCATAATCATATTCTATAACACCAATTCGCTTCCTCTCCTGTCTTCCGAACATAAATGCCATGAGCAGAACAAAGATAGCACCGCCAATCATCGCGGGAATCACGGGTGTAAAAACTTCAGACATTTCAAGATTCAATGCTGTCATAACCCTTGCAGTTGGCCCTCCCCAAGGTAGGAGGTTCATAACACCTGAGGCTGAAACGGCAATACCGGCTAATACAATTGGTCGCATGCCAATTCTTTTATAAAGCGGTAAAAATGCTGAAATAGTAATCATGTAGGTTGTTGTACCATCACCATCTAAAGAAATCAGAAGGGCTAATACGGCTGTTCCGATGGCAATTTTTACAGGATCACCTTTTACTAACCTAAGAATTGTTTGAATGATTGGATCAAATACTCCAGCATCAATCAAAATACCAAAGAAAAGAATGGCAAATAAAATCATAATCCCGGTT
Encoded proteins:
- a CDS encoding AraC family transcriptional regulator produces the protein MNLAPLYIRLQHYERFQVDQIMLASSYNEGIKDNEINVCVLLIALSHGIRLYVDKMAIDLRQGSCILILPTQSYTVESSNKEAQLAHFTFETFKVEGMTLNQVAHPPLLCGYPYNLLFSQVKQVLGNEAWIDNQLCSSLSTSEMAMMQGRLQQILAMMVQLDEQANELLNEEKIQLVQKTVQYIEQHYDEDLTVEQLANMAGMVRWQYSQKFKTLTGKKPTDYVAHLRINQAKELLRNTTDPLSKIARQIGFKDEYYFSRCFHKLTGNTPREYANIHLHTPERTVIDSLGRRVLVPTSATRIVTDGKFTLGELLVLGIPPIGAAISIMRDNVVYHNKLRNIHSIGDWADPDKIAQLQPEFILLSYYPQDLQELDALAPTVVLDKKFRLFERLRYIAKLVERSKAAEKWITTYEDKVRMVRRQLVDAYVAGETATVYLKLGVKFYVMCQTGLAASLYESLGFRPTPKVMHLIEQGQAWIEIQQHQINHYAGERNFILASPQELQTITQCPQIVTLAKLTPGKTHFVDFTWNHCDPITRERLLDVLPSIFKKNII
- a CDS encoding ABC transporter substrate-binding protein, producing MKKLLRKQFILWGGSFLLLLLMLSACSNSNGSASDAQGKENGKTAQSDVQAEESETTVQYTTITGEQVEIPADPKRVVYIGQTTGDFLAMDIPLVGNNLPQDPASYYGDKLEGIVDIGNPANLETILTLKPDLIINGYYKSDPNLNEELSKIATTIPFNPALPYTERVKEMGNISGKQEEVGKMIAKFETQSKEMFDKLQLAKGETATVFYQLGKILYVMGDRNFGAIIYGENGFAVPPVVQKNIIDVEGVSFLEVSEEVLPEFAGDHLFVIVQEDGESEAEADRLLQSPIWGTLPAVKKGNVYVVPNEWNTDNLLALEQLYKKLPEWMHKQ
- a CDS encoding VOC family protein, translated to MKIRKIDHVGIIVNDLPAAKAFFLEFGLEMLGEGKVEGEWVKRMERIIGLQDVKEETAIWRLSDSDANLEIVMLRTPDGDTNIELVKFNAPTNEIGIRHPLANTLGIQHIAFAVEDIEALVTKLTKKGAELIGEISNYENAYKLCYVRGPEGIILELAEEIK
- a CDS encoding CitMHS family transporter, whose protein sequence is MLAILGFLMIIVFMILIMTGRLTAMIALIVVPITFAVIGGFGSEMGPMMLDGIKSVAPTGIMILFAILFFGILIDAGVFDPIIQTILRLVKGDPVKIAIGTAVLALLISLDGDGTTTYMITISAFLPLYKRIGMRPIVLAGIAVSASGVMNLLPWGGPTARVMTALNLEMSEVFTPVIPAMIGGAIFVLLMAFMFGRQERKRIGVIEYDYETAVQPAATVEDDSLKRPKLIIFNYALTIILLIALIMELLPPVTLFMLGFAIAITVNYPKLKDQKERIANYADNALSVVSMVFAAGIFTGILSGTAMVDAMANSVIHYIPDAMGSHFAVVTAILSAPFTFFMSNDAFYYGVLPLLAKAGAVYGIDPALIGRASLLGMPVHLLSPLVPSTYLLVGMVGEDFGTLQRIFLKWAFGSTIVMMIVCVVLGIFPL